One Thermoplasmata archaeon DNA segment encodes these proteins:
- the asnS gene encoding asparagine--tRNA ligase has translation MSSTAFSAIERAFRPGAIGAPITVRGWVLGSRSSGGILFITLRDRTGVVQVTGRKDALGEVPFTAAEHVQNEGAIAVEGTVAEDRRAPGGREIRASRIVVIDAGEPYPIFQEQTEEFRLDKRHLVIRSQDHVATFRVKAELLRTFREFMDRESVLEVTPPILSGNAAEGGAEAFEIDYFGRPGYLSQTAQLYLEALLVPNERVYALTPSFRAEKMRTPRHLTEYLHLEGELAWTDLDGLLSFVERMIEYVCRAIAERRPTELRQLGRAPEDLAAVRAPFERVPYAAAIEELQKKGFAIEWGADFGTAEERALTIERTAPIFLTRFPRELKAFYMLRTPGDPRTVEAADLLAPEGYGEIVGASCRETSIPSLLERLAQLGIDPAAYEWYLDLRRHGNIEHAGFGLGVERVLRWMLRREHIRDTTPFPRTPSRHTP, from the coding sequence ATGAGCTCCACCGCGTTCTCCGCGATCGAGCGTGCGTTCCGTCCGGGGGCGATCGGCGCACCGATCACCGTGCGAGGTTGGGTGCTCGGCTCGCGATCCTCCGGCGGGATCCTGTTCATCACGCTCCGCGACCGCACCGGCGTCGTGCAGGTCACCGGGCGCAAGGATGCGCTGGGGGAGGTGCCGTTCACCGCCGCCGAGCACGTCCAGAACGAGGGAGCCATCGCCGTCGAGGGCACCGTCGCGGAGGACCGGCGAGCGCCCGGAGGGCGGGAGATCCGCGCATCGCGGATCGTCGTCATCGACGCCGGAGAGCCGTACCCGATCTTCCAGGAGCAGACCGAGGAGTTCCGGCTCGACAAGCGGCACCTGGTCATCCGCTCGCAGGACCACGTCGCCACGTTCCGCGTGAAGGCCGAGCTGTTGAGGACGTTCCGCGAGTTCATGGACCGCGAATCGGTCCTCGAAGTGACGCCGCCGATCCTGAGCGGCAACGCGGCCGAAGGAGGCGCCGAGGCGTTCGAGATCGATTACTTCGGACGACCCGGATACCTCTCCCAGACCGCCCAGCTCTACCTCGAGGCGCTCCTCGTGCCCAACGAGCGCGTCTACGCGCTTACCCCGTCGTTCCGGGCCGAGAAGATGCGCACGCCGCGGCACCTGACCGAGTATCTCCACCTCGAGGGCGAACTCGCCTGGACGGATCTCGACGGACTGCTCTCGTTCGTCGAACGGATGATCGAGTACGTCTGTCGCGCGATCGCCGAGCGGCGACCGACCGAGCTTCGGCAGCTCGGACGGGCGCCGGAGGACCTCGCCGCCGTCCGCGCACCGTTCGAGCGGGTCCCGTACGCCGCTGCGATCGAGGAGCTGCAGAAGAAGGGGTTCGCGATCGAGTGGGGCGCGGACTTCGGCACCGCCGAGGAGCGAGCGCTCACGATCGAGCGGACCGCGCCGATCTTCCTGACCCGGTTCCCGCGCGAGCTCAAGGCGTTCTACATGCTACGCACCCCCGGCGACCCGCGCACGGTGGAAGCCGCGGACCTGCTTGCTCCCGAGGGCTACGGGGAGATCGTCGGCGCCTCCTGCCGCGAGACGAGCATCCCGAGCCTGCTCGAGCGCCTCGCCCAGCTCGGTATCGATCCGGCCGCCTACGAGTGGTATCTCGACCTGCGACGCCATGGAAACATCGAACACGCGGGCTTCGGCCTCGGCGTCGAGCGCGTGCTGCGCTGGATGCTGCGTCGGGAGCACATCCGCGACACGACGCCGTTTCCGCGGACACCGAGCCGACACACTCCGTAG
- a CDS encoding GNAT family N-acetyltransferase, which yields MALQRQSDREESSAKPAPPAPGDLLVERITHRDVPEVAALLKRVWDAQRPELPPELVKEWEPTPLEFTSRMEGVTFYAARRDGRLIGLIGCELDGRSAHFHTLVVDPTARRQGVGSALTRAGIEWARRNGCASIWFDHLTLFTALPPLLKRLGFTEAGVLHRHLYNEDVRYFEQIL from the coding sequence GTGGCACTTCAACGACAATCCGATCGTGAGGAATCGAGCGCCAAGCCCGCCCCGCCGGCGCCCGGGGATCTCCTTGTCGAGCGGATCACTCACCGGGACGTTCCCGAGGTCGCCGCGCTTCTGAAGAGGGTCTGGGACGCGCAGCGCCCTGAGCTCCCCCCCGAGCTCGTGAAGGAGTGGGAGCCGACCCCGCTCGAGTTCACGAGCCGGATGGAAGGAGTGACGTTCTACGCCGCCCGGCGCGACGGACGGCTCATCGGGCTCATCGGCTGCGAGCTGGACGGTCGCAGCGCGCACTTCCACACGCTCGTCGTCGATCCGACCGCTCGCCGCCAAGGAGTAGGGAGCGCCCTAACGCGGGCCGGCATCGAATGGGCCCGGCGCAATGGGTGCGCGTCGATATGGTTCGATCATCTCACACTGTTCACCGCGCTCCCCCCACTGCTCAAGCGCCTCGGATTCACCGAGGCCGGCGTTCTCCACCGTCACCTGTACAACGAGGACGTACGGTACTTCGAACAGATCCTCTAA
- the albA gene encoding DNA-binding protein Alba, producing the protein MTPRGGDDRPEIAFRETTTGHPIVFIGQKPTMTYVFQLVAQLHSGAGPVIVKARGNAIGKAVDVVEVVRRRLLQGQVTIGPISIDTERLTNRDGRDANVSSITISVARTASEPAPPVPSK; encoded by the coding sequence ATGACTCCTCGCGGGGGTGACGACCGTCCCGAGATCGCCTTTCGGGAGACGACCACGGGTCACCCGATCGTCTTCATCGGCCAGAAGCCGACGATGACGTACGTCTTCCAGCTCGTCGCGCAGCTTCACTCCGGTGCCGGACCGGTGATCGTGAAGGCCCGCGGGAACGCGATCGGGAAAGCCGTCGACGTGGTCGAGGTCGTCCGGCGCCGCCTCCTGCAAGGCCAAGTGACGATCGGCCCGATCTCGATCGATACCGAACGCCTGACGAACCGCGACGGCCGGGACGCGAACGTCTCCTCGATCACGATCTCGGTGGCACGGACGGCATCGGAGCCGGCGCCACCGGTGCCGTCGAAGTAG
- a CDS encoding RDD family protein has product MLDPLQLGFDVTGTILAFALTPLLWLFLALFAWERGPLAESVGFGKLTFWLLVPASLLAYVAELTFTRIGPDLLAINLGGGLFPLLVSCALFTRIASPLRRSLAFFGVWFSVESALALATVVYLSNAATQDIAVTAIAVAFSLAAFVLAPRLLGDAPSSAGRRVAGLVALTSGVTVLTFLASYTVPGAGIEEQFPIYVITPVLAGFVAVLIARPLFAGREALALPMAYSATTFGVLVGADVLRQPPLYGPGPMNLYVIGGADILDLLYLSGLLALAAAYAAHHLLERGWTPVPDDAGSIPPASPTHRLARSLQEQYDGRPADSIRAASVAAHDAAAQAHRVLELPGAPDPAHPWSGLGAPGWVVADQANLDALAATAPADPPEAMRAWLAARMLVGVGRSLWTPRLASLRARIAAYAIDLALVTVPAVAVWWFLAASIGGSLVDVLSAVSFVTAAYGYIAVAFLYDVISETAFGATLGKWMLGLEVRDRNFRRPGWLAAFVRAAPRLATYSAIGLGLSAAVAILAHGGVGAANAVVFGNLTNLIAFLYFLGIALTATVLFGAFAILVMVLSSERQRIGDRWAGTWVVRAARPTSTAPVAPAPMPSVPPRS; this is encoded by the coding sequence GTGCTCGATCCGCTGCAACTGGGGTTCGATGTCACGGGCACGATCCTCGCCTTCGCTCTCACCCCGCTCCTATGGTTGTTCCTGGCGCTCTTCGCCTGGGAGCGGGGGCCCCTCGCCGAGAGCGTGGGCTTTGGGAAGCTGACCTTCTGGCTGCTGGTACCCGCTAGCCTCCTCGCCTACGTCGCAGAACTGACGTTCACCCGGATCGGCCCGGACCTGTTGGCGATCAATCTCGGTGGGGGACTCTTTCCCCTCCTGGTCTCGTGCGCCCTCTTCACGCGCATCGCTTCCCCGCTGCGTCGTTCGCTCGCGTTCTTCGGCGTCTGGTTCAGCGTGGAGAGCGCGCTCGCTCTCGCTACTGTCGTGTACCTCTCGAACGCGGCGACCCAAGACATCGCCGTCACCGCGATCGCCGTCGCCTTCTCCCTCGCGGCGTTCGTCCTCGCGCCCCGGCTTCTCGGCGACGCCCCGTCGTCCGCAGGACGGCGGGTGGCCGGCCTCGTGGCGTTGACCTCGGGAGTGACCGTGCTGACCTTCCTCGCCTCGTACACGGTGCCGGGCGCCGGCATCGAAGAACAGTTCCCGATCTATGTGATCACCCCCGTGCTCGCGGGGTTCGTCGCGGTCCTGATCGCACGGCCGCTGTTCGCAGGACGCGAAGCGCTCGCGCTGCCCATGGCCTACTCCGCCACGACGTTCGGCGTGCTTGTCGGGGCCGACGTGCTCCGTCAACCCCCTCTCTACGGACCGGGACCGATGAACCTCTACGTCATCGGAGGCGCGGACATTCTCGATCTCCTGTACCTATCCGGACTCCTCGCGCTCGCCGCGGCCTACGCCGCCCACCACCTCCTCGAACGAGGCTGGACTCCCGTCCCCGACGACGCGGGCTCGATCCCACCGGCCTCTCCCACCCATCGCTTGGCCCGCTCGCTGCAGGAACAGTACGACGGCCGGCCGGCCGATTCGATCCGGGCCGCGAGCGTCGCCGCTCACGACGCCGCTGCGCAGGCCCATCGCGTCCTCGAACTTCCCGGGGCCCCCGATCCGGCCCACCCGTGGAGCGGGCTCGGGGCCCCGGGATGGGTGGTTGCCGACCAGGCGAACCTGGATGCGCTGGCCGCAACGGCTCCGGCCGATCCGCCCGAAGCCATGCGCGCATGGTTGGCGGCGCGGATGCTCGTCGGGGTCGGGCGATCGCTGTGGACCCCGCGCCTCGCGTCGCTCCGTGCGCGCATCGCGGCCTACGCCATCGATCTGGCCCTCGTCACCGTCCCGGCGGTGGCCGTGTGGTGGTTCCTCGCGGCCAGCATCGGCGGCTCGCTCGTGGATGTGCTCTCGGCGGTCTCGTTCGTCACGGCGGCCTATGGCTACATCGCCGTCGCGTTCCTCTACGACGTGATCTCGGAAACCGCGTTCGGCGCGACCCTCGGGAAATGGATGCTCGGGCTCGAGGTGCGCGACCGGAACTTCCGGCGGCCGGGCTGGCTCGCCGCGTTCGTGCGCGCCGCCCCGCGCCTCGCCACCTACAGCGCGATCGGGCTCGGGCTCTCCGCGGCGGTCGCGATCCTCGCCCACGGAGGCGTGGGCGCGGCGAACGCGGTCGTCTTCGGGAACCTCACCAATCTCATCGCGTTCCTGTACTTCCTCGGGATCGCTCTCACCGCGACGGTCCTGTTCGGCGCGTTCGCGATCCTGGTGATGGTGCTGAGCTCCGAGCGGCAACGGATCGGCGATCGCTGGGCGGGAACCTGGGTGGTCCGCGCCGCGCGTCCTACTTCGACGGCACCGGTGGCGCCGGCTCCGATGCCGTCCGTGCCACCGAGATCGTGA
- a CDS encoding aspartate ammonia-lyase, which produces MVAQRTEKDSLGEREVPADVYWGIQTLRGRENYPVSGLRASPHLVRAYALLKLAAVHANVELKGLDERRGKALAQAAQEMAEGRFDHEFPIDVFQAGAGVSFHMNVNEVLTNRALEILGLARGDYRDVSPNDHVNRGQSTNDTFPSAAQVAVLLALRELRPAVVSLAVSLERKAQEFRAFAKAGRTHLKDAMPVTLGAEFRAYAMALERVLEALPTVERALSEIPLGGSAVGTGVNSVAGFRSRAVAEYASLTGLTLVPGRDAFETMQSRYALGLASAWLRTLALELIRIANDLRLMASGPYTGLDEIRVPEIQPGSSIMPGKVNPSAAECLNMVAFHVVGADVATALAVQAGQLEINVMMPLAAFEVLFSAEILTNYLPVFARTCIDGLIANGPQLEAYLLESGAIATVLTPKLGYLKVAELVHESQSTGKSVKELLLERRLLTAAEIEELLGAAALLKLTEPVP; this is translated from the coding sequence ATGGTCGCCCAACGCACCGAGAAGGACTCCCTCGGGGAGCGCGAGGTCCCAGCGGACGTGTACTGGGGGATCCAGACCCTGCGAGGTCGGGAGAACTACCCCGTCAGCGGGTTGCGCGCGAGCCCCCACCTCGTCCGGGCCTACGCGTTGCTCAAGCTCGCCGCCGTCCACGCCAACGTCGAATTGAAGGGACTGGACGAGCGGCGCGGCAAGGCGCTCGCACAGGCGGCCCAAGAGATGGCGGAAGGGCGATTCGATCACGAGTTCCCGATCGACGTGTTCCAGGCGGGCGCCGGCGTCTCCTTCCACATGAACGTCAACGAGGTCCTGACGAACCGGGCCCTCGAGATCCTAGGACTGGCTCGGGGAGATTACCGGGACGTCAGCCCGAACGATCACGTCAATCGCGGACAGTCGACGAACGATACCTTCCCCTCGGCGGCCCAGGTCGCGGTCCTCCTCGCCCTGCGCGAGCTCCGACCGGCCGTGGTCTCCCTCGCGGTGAGCCTCGAGCGCAAGGCGCAGGAGTTTCGCGCGTTCGCGAAGGCCGGCCGCACCCACTTGAAGGACGCGATGCCCGTGACCCTCGGGGCCGAGTTCCGGGCCTACGCCATGGCGCTCGAGCGCGTGCTCGAGGCGCTCCCCACGGTGGAGCGGGCGCTCAGCGAGATCCCGCTCGGGGGGAGTGCGGTCGGCACGGGGGTCAACTCGGTCGCCGGGTTCCGCTCCAGGGCCGTGGCGGAATACGCGTCGCTCACGGGGCTCACGCTCGTTCCCGGACGCGACGCGTTCGAGACGATGCAGAGCCGCTACGCGCTCGGGCTCGCGTCCGCCTGGCTGCGCACGCTCGCGCTCGAGCTGATCCGGATCGCGAACGACCTCCGGCTCATGGCGAGCGGACCGTACACGGGGCTCGACGAGATACGGGTCCCCGAGATCCAGCCCGGGTCGTCGATCATGCCGGGGAAGGTCAACCCTTCGGCCGCCGAGTGCCTGAACATGGTCGCGTTCCACGTGGTCGGCGCGGACGTCGCGACCGCGCTCGCCGTACAGGCCGGCCAGCTCGAGATCAACGTGATGATGCCGCTCGCGGCGTTCGAGGTCCTCTTCTCCGCCGAGATCCTCACGAACTACCTGCCCGTCTTCGCGCGTACGTGCATCGACGGGCTGATCGCGAACGGACCCCAGCTCGAGGCCTACCTGCTCGAGTCCGGCGCGATCGCGACCGTCCTCACGCCGAAGCTCGGCTACCTGAAGGTCGCCGAGCTCGTGCACGAGTCCCAATCCACGGGAAAGTCGGTCAAGGAGCTCCTGCTCGAGCGCCGACTCCTCACCGCGGCCGAGATCGAGGAACTCCTGGGCGCAGCCGCGCTCCTGAAGCTCACCGAACCGGTGCCGTAG
- a CDS encoding helix-turn-helix domain-containing protein, translated as MTTLERVPVSLGNPASEEFRHAVEILGKVGLTQYEARAYVALVARGLGDAATIAQASGIPRTSAYKVLESLTEKGYAKPTGGKPILFRPTPPQDVAETLKGAIQEVFEQLAELHRAVAEHGEPQLVYLLSGRDKVLGKIAELLDQSSATFILTTPQISDLRDELGKKILHAVKRGVQVTFVTAPLQRVPEGIQYVTRDNLLATEVLADGQHALLAAPGLDACGFTDNPILTAHLQQFLEVVLDRDPGGTPAP; from the coding sequence ATGACGACGCTCGAACGGGTCCCGGTCTCGCTCGGGAACCCCGCATCGGAGGAGTTCCGACACGCGGTCGAGATCCTCGGAAAGGTCGGGCTAACCCAGTACGAGGCCCGGGCGTACGTGGCGCTCGTGGCGAGAGGCCTCGGAGACGCGGCGACCATCGCGCAAGCCTCGGGGATCCCCCGCACCTCCGCCTACAAGGTCCTCGAATCGCTCACGGAGAAGGGCTACGCCAAACCCACGGGAGGCAAGCCGATCCTCTTCCGGCCCACCCCGCCGCAGGACGTGGCCGAGACGCTGAAGGGCGCGATCCAGGAAGTCTTCGAGCAGCTCGCGGAGCTGCACCGTGCGGTCGCCGAGCACGGCGAGCCCCAGCTCGTCTATCTGCTCAGCGGCCGCGATAAGGTCCTCGGGAAGATCGCCGAGCTCCTGGACCAATCCTCCGCGACGTTCATCCTCACGACCCCGCAGATCTCCGACCTGCGCGATGAGCTCGGGAAGAAGATCCTGCACGCGGTCAAGCGAGGCGTACAGGTGACATTCGTCACCGCTCCCTTGCAGCGCGTCCCGGAGGGGATCCAGTACGTGACGCGCGACAACCTCCTGGCGACCGAGGTCCTCGCGGACGGTCAGCACGCCCTCCTCGCCGCTCCGGGGCTGGATGCCTGCGGGTTCACGGACAACCCGATCCTCACCGCGCACCTCCAGCAATTCCTCGAGGTCGTGCTCGACCGCGACCCGGGCGGCACTCCCGCGCCGTAG
- a CDS encoding class I SAM-dependent methyltransferase family protein translates to MAASAGAETAARLPLGYHRMGRVLLLRLPGELRPEFPQIGEAWRQELGVATVLTQVGPVEGELRHPRIEVIAGTETDTEVIEHGIRYRFDAARILFATGNRAERQRAGRLTRPGETVVDLFAGIGYFALPAALRGDASVVYAAEKNPVAHGYLQQNAELNGVAERVRPLLGDNRELTIPLGEADRIFLGYLPSATAWIPRALELGRRSGVWLHVHRVADVRGGTDASSELVRTTIESCGASILAAPEARVVKPYGPGRNHVVVDVRARPRD, encoded by the coding sequence GTGGCCGCCTCGGCGGGGGCCGAGACCGCGGCCCGTCTTCCCCTCGGCTACCACCGGATGGGCCGGGTGCTCTTGCTTCGGCTCCCGGGGGAGTTGCGGCCGGAGTTCCCGCAGATCGGAGAGGCCTGGCGGCAGGAGCTCGGAGTGGCGACCGTCCTGACGCAGGTCGGACCGGTCGAAGGCGAGCTTCGTCATCCGCGGATCGAGGTCATCGCCGGCACCGAGACGGACACCGAGGTCATCGAGCACGGGATCCGCTACCGCTTCGATGCCGCGCGGATCCTGTTCGCGACCGGGAACCGGGCCGAGCGTCAGCGCGCCGGTCGGTTGACCCGGCCGGGGGAGACGGTCGTCGATCTGTTCGCTGGGATCGGGTACTTTGCGCTTCCGGCCGCACTCCGAGGCGATGCGTCCGTGGTCTATGCGGCAGAGAAGAATCCCGTGGCCCACGGCTACCTCCAGCAGAATGCCGAGCTCAACGGAGTCGCGGAGCGCGTGCGCCCCCTGCTGGGCGACAACCGCGAGCTCACGATCCCGCTCGGGGAGGCGGATCGGATCTTCCTCGGCTACCTTCCGAGCGCCACGGCTTGGATCCCGCGCGCGCTCGAGCTGGGCCGGCGCTCGGGGGTCTGGTTGCATGTCCACCGGGTCGCGGACGTACGGGGCGGAACCGATGCGTCCTCGGAGCTCGTCCGAACAACGATCGAGTCCTGCGGAGCCTCGATCCTTGCGGCGCCCGAGGCCCGGGTCGTCAAGCCGTACGGACCGGGACGGAACCACGTGGTGGTCGACGTGCGCGCGCGCCCGCGAGACTAG
- a CDS encoding pyridoxal phosphate-dependent aminotransferase codes for MPEAPFDAFRYAHERYHEIAWMCQNTNHLVPREAIEPSLIEAVKDRRYPMYPLASGDPELIELLRHGLGTPTEFPPFLTGGGTEALYMLTRALLGPGDEMLASDPSYFIIHRFAELTGAKVRNLPIYRPPYRLTSERIQESIGPKTKMILLIDPLNPLGSGYPREEVRAIAEIVHDRHLILLNDVTYRDFSEHHTLATEFAPQDTIVVWSVSKNCGLAGLRIGGFVANPELEKQIVRFNTNDLGLNVLAQVAAKAAMKSRPQWIAEVRRQTHANGERVRDAVLQVPGATLPVFPSLANMFVVDIHETGVSPERLQKELLLRHGVFVRAGNYLSHEFGARFVRVSFSNPTSDIDRFVEAFPQAVAALRPAGPRAAD; via the coding sequence ATGCCCGAGGCTCCGTTCGATGCGTTCCGCTACGCTCACGAGCGCTACCACGAGATCGCGTGGATGTGCCAGAACACCAACCACCTCGTCCCCCGCGAAGCCATCGAACCCTCCCTGATCGAGGCGGTGAAGGACCGCCGGTACCCGATGTATCCCCTCGCTTCGGGCGACCCGGAGCTCATCGAGCTCCTCCGCCACGGCCTCGGGACTCCTACGGAGTTCCCCCCGTTCCTCACGGGAGGCGGGACCGAAGCGCTGTACATGCTGACTCGCGCCCTGCTCGGACCCGGGGACGAAATGCTCGCCTCCGATCCGAGCTACTTCATCATCCACCGCTTTGCCGAACTGACCGGAGCGAAGGTCCGGAACCTGCCGATCTATCGGCCGCCGTACCGGCTCACGAGCGAGCGGATCCAGGAGTCGATCGGTCCGAAGACGAAGATGATCCTGCTGATCGATCCGCTGAACCCGCTCGGATCCGGCTACCCTCGGGAGGAGGTCCGCGCGATCGCCGAGATCGTTCACGACCGGCACTTGATCCTGCTCAACGATGTGACCTACCGCGACTTCTCCGAGCACCATACGCTGGCGACCGAGTTTGCTCCCCAGGACACGATCGTCGTCTGGTCCGTGTCGAAGAACTGTGGGCTCGCCGGATTGCGCATCGGCGGGTTCGTAGCGAACCCCGAGCTCGAGAAGCAGATCGTCCGGTTCAACACGAACGATCTCGGCCTGAACGTACTCGCCCAGGTGGCGGCGAAGGCCGCGATGAAGTCCCGACCGCAGTGGATCGCCGAGGTGCGTCGCCAGACGCACGCGAACGGCGAACGGGTCCGCGATGCGGTCCTCCAGGTCCCCGGGGCGACCCTGCCCGTGTTCCCAAGCCTTGCGAACATGTTCGTGGTCGACATCCACGAGACAGGGGTGTCGCCGGAGCGTCTGCAGAAGGAGCTGCTCCTGCGCCACGGCGTCTTCGTACGGGCGGGCAACTATCTCTCGCACGAGTTCGGGGCGCGTTTCGTGCGCGTCTCCTTCTCCAACCCCACGTCCGATATCGACCGGTTCGTCGAGGCGTTCCCCCAGGCCGTCGCCGCGCTTCGACCGGCGGGCCCGCGCGCCGCGGACTAG